The Orcinus orca chromosome 16, mOrcOrc1.1, whole genome shotgun sequence genome includes a window with the following:
- the LOC125961455 gene encoding uncharacterized protein LOC125961455, with translation MKEEKKQPLRLPPTPLLKKIFFPVPEKRSPFLKKGRGRVSRRGKQKEISSGRDTGVPPPPPLLFAQPEGEARPGSAGNAALTAAANTATAAAARAPSRRVHGVSPGGCSGSPGTAPSSARLPRSAPAPPPPRPAHRRRRPPQPSPAPARARRAHAHLPPRASLGARSRPRGPGRLDHVAGRAPSTPPSPVVECVESKRLGAGHAREPRACALGRPGLRTGGGGEPGMGS, from the coding sequence atgaaagaagagaagaagcaGCCCCTGAGGCTGCCACCCACCCCCctcctcaaaaaaatattttttccagtccCAGAGAAGAGGTCACCCTTCctcaaaaaagggagggggcgagTCAGTCGACgaggaaagcagaaagaaatcTCCAGCGGGAGAGACACCGgtgtgccgccgccgccgcctcttcTCTTCGCCCAGCCTGAGGGAGAAGCACGGCCAGGAAGCGCCGGGAACGCCGCTCTCACCGCCGCCGCTAACActgccaccgccgccgccgcgagAGCCCCGAGCCGGAGGGTGCACGGCGTGTCCCCCGGCGGCTGCAGCGGGAGCCCGGGCACGGCCCCATCCTCCGCCCGCCTGCCTCGCTCAGCTCCCGCTCCTCCCCCTCCGCGGCCggcccaccgccgccgccgcccgcctcAGCCCAGCCCCGCGCCCGCCCGCGCGCGCCGCGCGCACGCGCACCTCCCTCCCCGCGCCTCGCTCGGCGCGCGCTCCCGCCCCCGCGGCCCCGGCCGGCTGGATCACGTGGCCGGCCGGGCTCCCTCCACCCCGCCCTCCCCAGTTGTAGAGTGTGTAGAAAGCAAAAGGCTGGGGGCTGGCCACGCTCGCGAGCCCAGGGCATGCGCGCTGGGGCGGCCGGGCCTGCgcactgggggaggaggggagccagGAATGGGGAGCTAG